A window of Rhinatrema bivittatum chromosome 2, aRhiBiv1.1, whole genome shotgun sequence contains these coding sequences:
- the LOC115083429 gene encoding zinc finger homeobox protein 4-like produces MPTPSTPRRSPPTLVPGTVPPQGPAKVPVLPSLPLPIAALVSPAMRAELDGYIHQAVRVVLLDIALMPAPTPPSRPSPVPPPVPVPSMPLPMLLLVPSPVPSMPLLVPSPVPSIPLPMPVPTPSSIPSMPMPDLSFFVPILTKLDTLIGAISVKPQEIPPRGEDIIGEFPMPEPIPGPSGVPCPFPPLSPLFPVKPREQPSMPKVLMPSTPLRPDTPDTWDDTATDTSSEEVLLEPSPPEERRKSPPEDLSFSNFIKDMADTISFQLQSEEDTRQKTLEVLQFVDPPKEVLAIPIHEVLVELLHRLWEHPCSIPPVNKRTDSTYLVQHIPGFQKTQLPHQSVVVESAQKKSKRIKTHSSTPPGKDNRFLDNIGRKMFQGSMLLSRIASYQLYMTQYQRNLWKQMQELFETLPQQVQDSFSSVIHKGLEAGKHEVRAAYDSFETASRMSATGISARRWAWLKGSDLRQEIQEKLADLPCVGDNLFGVKVKEAVSLLKEHSETLKQLSSAPQESQTPSRRLPRKESKHPYYRPRRYYPSPAHGRSSRPTQRAQSRQPRAPRAQPLCKQEQHRGFEILPESSSLSINPIPNLPVEGQIAFFQHNWSHITTDQWVLTIISQGYHLDFLTVPNDTPPTSFWTVNNQSTLLQTELSTF; encoded by the coding sequence ATGCCAACACCTTCCACCccgaggcgatccccaccgacatTGGTGCCAGGAACcgtacctccacagggccctgcgaAGGTACCGGTATTGCCTTCACTGCCTctccccatagctgctctggtctcaccagctatgcgggcggaactggACGGCTATATCCACCAGGCAGTTCGGGTTGTGCTCCTCGACATAGCTCTGATGCCAGCACCGACTCCGCCATCGAGGCCATCGCCAGTACCACCGCCAGTGCCGGTCCCATCGATGCCACTACCGATGCTATTACTGGTTCCATCGCCGGTCCCATCGATGCCATTACTGGTTCCATCGCCGGTTCCATCGATACCATTACCGATGCCAGTGCCGACTCCATcgtcaattccatcgatgccgatgcccgATTTATCTTTTTTTGTGCCGATTTTAACAAAACTAGATACACTTATCGGTGCTATTTCGGTGAAACCTCAAGAAATACCACCGAGGGGAGAAGATATTATTGGAGAATTTCCGATGCCAGAGCCAATCCCAGGTCCATCAGGGGTCCCATGCCCATTTCCACCACTATCCCCATTGTTCCCAGTGAAACCCAGGGAACAACCATCGATGCCAAAGGTGCTTATGCCTTCTACACCTCTACGACCGGATACACCTGATACATGGGATGATACTGCCACTGATACCTCCTCAGAGGAAGTCCTCTtggaaccatctcctccagaggaaagacgaaaatcccctcctgaggacctgtCCTTCTCCAACTTTATTAAAGATATGGCTGACACCATTTCTTTTCAATTACAATCTGAGGAGGACACCAGGCAAAAGACCCTGGAAGTGTTGCAATTCGTGGACCCACCTAAGGAGGTGTTAGCAATACCGATTCACGAAGTCCTTGTGGAATTATTACACAGgttatgggagcatccctgctccATACCTCCAGTGAACAAGAGGACCGACTCAACATACCTGGTCCAACACATCCCAGGCTTCCAGAAgactcaactacctcaccagtcagtagtAGTTGAGTCAGCACAGAAAAAATCAAAGAGAATAAAGACTCATTCTTCAACTCCACCAGGTAAAGATAATaggttcctagacaacattggtagGAAAATGTTTCAGGGATCCATGTTACTTTCCAGGATTGCgtcctaccaattatatatgacgcaataccagcGTAACctatggaaacagatgcaagaactCTTTGAAACTCTCCCCCAGCAAGTTCAGGATTCTTTCTCTTCTGTAATTCATAAAGGCCTGGAGGCGGGCAAACACGAAGTTCGTGCAGCATAcgacagttttgaaactgcatcACGAATGTCAGCCACAGGTATAagtgctcgaagatgggcctggctcaagggctcagacctcagacaagaaatACAGGAGAAACTGGCTGATCTCCCGTGTGTAGGGGACAATCTCTTCGGAGTTAAGGTTAAGGAAGCGGTTTCCCTCCTAAAGGAGCACTCAGAAACCCTAAAACAACTATCTTCTGCACCTCAGGAGTCTCAAACACCATCAAGAAGACTCCCAAGGAAAGAGTCTAAGCACCCATACTACAGGCCAAGACGTTATTATCCATCTCCTGCCCATGGACGCTCATCCAGACCAACTCAAAGAGCACAATCTAGACAACCAAGAGCGCCTAGAGCTCAACCCCTCTGCAAACAGGAGCAACATCGAGGTTTTGAAATTctaccagagagcagcagcctgtcCATCAATCCGATCCCAAATTTGCCGGTAGAAGGTCAGATTGCTTTCTTCCAACACAATTGGTCACatattaccacagaccaatgggtactcacTATCATATCtcaggggtaccacttggactttctcactgtaccaaacgatactccaccAACCTCGTTTTGGACAGTAAACAACCAATCCACActtctacaaacagaattatccaccttctga